In Microbispora sp. ZYX-F-249, a single genomic region encodes these proteins:
- a CDS encoding PRC-barrel domain-containing protein, which translates to MITQEQIPAVLDHDLFDINGNKIGEVKHVFLDEVTGRPEWLCIKTGLFGIKESFVPMRDAELVADHVEVPYDKDRVKDAPNIDVDAGGHLSADEERDLYRYYGMSWETSWREANRPGEGGWAHEGGLRERERLGYGETGGVETGGMETGTDIGTGTGTGIGAGTGTGIGAGTGGIEDAMTRPEEPTDLGATTHEGDRPRLRRYTVTGE; encoded by the coding sequence ATGATCACACAGGAGCAGATCCCCGCGGTGCTGGACCACGACCTCTTCGACATCAACGGAAACAAGATCGGCGAGGTCAAGCACGTCTTCCTCGACGAGGTCACCGGCAGGCCCGAGTGGCTGTGCATCAAGACCGGCCTGTTCGGCATCAAGGAGTCCTTCGTGCCCATGCGGGACGCGGAGCTGGTCGCCGACCACGTCGAGGTGCCCTACGACAAGGACCGCGTCAAGGACGCTCCGAACATCGACGTCGACGCCGGCGGGCATCTGTCGGCCGATGAGGAGCGCGACCTGTACCGCTACTACGGAATGAGCTGGGAGACCTCCTGGCGGGAGGCCAACCGGCCCGGTGAGGGCGGCTGGGCGCACGAGGGCGGCCTGCGTGAACGTGAGCGCCTCGGCTACGGCGAGACCGGTGGCGTGGAGACCGGTGGCATGGAGACCGGCACGGACATCGGCACCGGCACGGGCACGGGGATCGGCGCCGGCACGGGCACGGGGATCGGCGCCGGCACGGGCGGCATCGAGGACGCGATGACGCGCCCGGAGGAGCCGACGGACCTCGGCGCGACAACCCACGAGGGCGATCGGCCCCGGTTGCGCAGATACACCGTGACGGGCGAGTAG
- a CDS encoding DUF6247 family protein translates to MTAEPVHHAEDDPAEILRVLPERWHEQFLSEYHSALDAAHEVWRFQQLRELLRVWRLHATAVSNPDFARAEQAVRENRRDEFVSMEDAFPGWADHR, encoded by the coding sequence ATGACTGCTGAGCCGGTGCATCACGCCGAGGACGACCCTGCGGAGATCTTGCGTGTGCTGCCGGAGCGGTGGCATGAGCAGTTTCTCAGCGAGTACCACAGCGCGTTGGATGCGGCCCACGAGGTATGGCGGTTCCAGCAACTTCGTGAGTTGTTGCGCGTGTGGCGGCTACATGCGACTGCGGTGTCCAATCCGGACTTCGCTCGTGCCGAGCAAGCGGTTCGTGAGAATCGGCGCGATGAGTTCGTTTCGATGGAGGACGCTTTTCCTGGTTGGGCCGACCACCGATGA
- a CDS encoding cytochrome P450, whose amino-acid sequence MSPPLHMRRDGFHPVPELTALRNDEGVARIRTVFGTDAWLVTRYEDVRTVLSHPELYSNALVPPLRPPGAPPPSAEEAAAMRAGNLLGSDPPEHTRLRRMLTAQFTVRRMRGLEPRVRQIVDDHLDAMERGGPPADLVTDFALPVPSLVICELLGVPYADRAGFQGTSKRMLDASLSPDERAAAAAEARAYIAGLIKTMRKDPGEDLLGMLVREHGDELSDPELTGIGTLLLLAGHETTANMLSLGTLALLRHPGQLTLLRDEPDRVDAAVEELLRWLSIVHSGTVKITTTEVRLGDRTLGRGETVICSLPAANRDPGLVSNPDDLDIRRDVIGHVAFGHGVHHCLGAPLARMEMRIAFPALLRRFPGLRLAGEPLFRSFTVVHGLTTMPITW is encoded by the coding sequence ATGTCCCCGCCCCTGCACATGCGAAGGGACGGATTCCATCCCGTCCCGGAGCTCACCGCACTGCGGAACGACGAGGGGGTCGCCCGGATCCGCACCGTGTTCGGCACCGACGCCTGGCTGGTCACCAGATACGAGGATGTCCGTACGGTGCTGAGCCATCCGGAGCTGTACAGCAACGCGCTCGTGCCTCCGCTCCGGCCGCCCGGCGCGCCACCGCCCAGCGCGGAGGAGGCCGCCGCGATGCGCGCCGGCAACCTGCTCGGCTCCGACCCGCCCGAGCACACCCGGCTGCGCCGGATGCTCACCGCCCAGTTCACCGTCCGCCGGATGCGCGGGCTGGAGCCCCGAGTCCGGCAGATCGTCGACGACCATCTGGACGCCATGGAGCGCGGCGGACCGCCCGCCGATCTGGTGACGGACTTCGCCCTCCCGGTTCCCTCCCTGGTGATCTGCGAACTGCTGGGCGTGCCGTACGCCGACCGGGCCGGCTTCCAGGGGACGTCCAAGCGGATGCTGGACGCGTCCCTGTCCCCCGACGAACGCGCGGCCGCGGCGGCGGAGGCCCGGGCGTACATCGCGGGCCTGATCAAGACGATGCGGAAGGACCCCGGTGAGGACCTGCTCGGCATGCTCGTGCGCGAGCACGGCGACGAGTTGAGCGACCCCGAACTCACCGGTATCGGCACGCTGCTGCTGCTCGCCGGGCACGAGACCACGGCCAACATGCTGTCCTTGGGCACCCTCGCCCTGCTGCGGCACCCCGGCCAGCTCACGCTGCTGCGCGACGAGCCGGACCGCGTGGACGCCGCCGTCGAGGAACTGCTGCGGTGGCTGAGCATCGTGCACTCCGGCACGGTCAAGATCACTACGACCGAGGTCCGGCTGGGCGATCGGACCCTCGGCCGCGGCGAGACCGTGATCTGCTCCCTGCCCGCCGCCAACCGCGACCCGGGGCTCGTCTCGAACCCGGACGATCTGGACATCCGCCGGGACGTCATCGGCCACGTGGCGTTCGGGCACGGCGTCCACCACTGTCTCGGCGCTCCCCTGGCCCGCATGGAGATGCGAATCGCGTTCCCCGCCCTGCTGCGCCGGTTCCCCGGCCTGCGACTGGCGGGCGAGCCCCTGTTCCGGTCCTTCACCGTCGTACACGGCCTGACCACGATGCCGATCACCTGGTAG
- a CDS encoding catalase → MDASKPAKAVKEVVENAAEKVTDFLTPDVPGSPGSAPAPLEEPTTPRDPLPPKKEQGAPATVTPTGAETGAPATAKGQQGAHLTTAQGARLRDTDHSLKAGDRGPTLLQDHHLREKITHFDHERIPERVVHARGAGAHGVFEAYGTAEAVTKAGFLKKGKKTDVFVRFSTVLGSRGSADTVRDTRGFATKFYTDEGTFDLVANNIPVFFIQDGIKFPDVIHAGKPHPDREIPQAQSAHDTFWDFVSLHTEAQHHTMWNMSDRGIPRSFRMMEGFGVHTFRLVDEAGETVLVKFHWKPKLGVHSLTWEEAQMLGGMDPDFHRRDLYDAIEAGAYPEWELGIQVFPDNPDQTFEGIDLLDPTKIVPEELAPVQAIGKMTLDRTPTNFFAEVEQVAFHVGHLPPGIDVTNDPLLQTRLFSYLDTQITRLGGPNFAQIPINRPHCPVNDMLRDGFHQHAVHAGVAPYRPNSLDGGNPFVAGDGEKAYTDVPVEVAQARKVRANPVSFDDHFSQTRLFWLSMTPVEKEHIIRAYTFELGKCYEQAIKERQLQCLANIDPVLCREVATGLGLPAPEPTLPLAEPAPSPALSQVGKEWPGDGRMVGIVVDDGADLDGVRDLRKAVFAAGMVPLLIAPHGGMLGDLPVQRTFATARSIEFDALLLAAAPAPAPDALPARDAKAGAGDAAMVDPRVMLMIDECWRHAKAIGAWGGGAKLLAQAGITGTPGVVSGDSATEVFTAVQRLMAAHRVWERFPASVA, encoded by the coding sequence ATGGATGCCAGCAAGCCTGCCAAGGCGGTCAAGGAGGTCGTGGAGAACGCAGCGGAGAAGGTGACCGACTTCCTGACGCCGGACGTGCCCGGTTCGCCGGGCAGCGCCCCGGCGCCCCTGGAGGAGCCGACGACGCCGCGCGACCCGCTGCCTCCGAAGAAGGAGCAGGGCGCTCCCGCGACCGTCACGCCGACCGGAGCGGAGACCGGCGCGCCCGCCACGGCCAAGGGACAGCAGGGCGCCCACCTCACCACCGCGCAGGGGGCGCGGCTGCGCGACACCGACCACTCGCTGAAGGCGGGCGATCGCGGCCCGACCCTGCTGCAGGACCACCATCTGCGCGAGAAGATCACGCATTTCGACCACGAGCGCATCCCCGAGCGGGTCGTCCACGCCCGGGGCGCCGGCGCCCACGGCGTCTTCGAGGCGTACGGCACCGCCGAAGCGGTCACCAAAGCCGGTTTCCTGAAGAAGGGGAAGAAGACCGACGTCTTCGTGCGGTTCTCCACGGTCCTCGGTTCGCGCGGATCGGCCGACACGGTCCGCGACACCCGGGGGTTCGCCACCAAGTTCTACACCGACGAGGGCACCTTCGATCTCGTCGCCAACAACATCCCGGTCTTCTTCATCCAGGACGGCATCAAGTTTCCCGACGTCATCCACGCGGGCAAGCCGCACCCGGACCGGGAGATCCCGCAGGCGCAGAGCGCGCACGACACGTTCTGGGACTTCGTCTCGCTGCACACCGAGGCGCAGCACCACACGATGTGGAACATGTCCGACCGCGGGATCCCGCGCTCCTTCCGCATGATGGAGGGCTTCGGCGTCCACACCTTCCGGCTGGTCGACGAGGCCGGGGAGACGGTGCTGGTCAAGTTCCACTGGAAGCCCAAGCTCGGCGTGCACTCCCTGACCTGGGAGGAGGCGCAGATGCTCGGCGGCATGGACCCGGACTTCCACCGCCGCGATCTCTACGACGCGATCGAGGCCGGCGCCTACCCCGAGTGGGAGCTCGGCATCCAGGTCTTCCCCGACAATCCCGACCAGACGTTCGAGGGCATCGACCTGCTGGACCCGACGAAGATCGTGCCCGAGGAGCTCGCGCCGGTGCAGGCGATCGGGAAGATGACGCTCGACCGGACGCCCACCAACTTCTTCGCCGAGGTCGAGCAGGTCGCCTTCCACGTCGGGCACCTGCCGCCGGGCATCGACGTCACCAACGACCCGCTGCTGCAGACGCGGCTGTTCTCCTATCTCGACACGCAGATCACGCGGCTGGGCGGCCCGAACTTCGCGCAGATTCCGATCAACCGTCCGCACTGCCCGGTCAACGACATGTTGCGCGACGGCTTCCACCAGCACGCCGTCCACGCCGGCGTCGCGCCGTACCGGCCGAACTCCCTGGACGGCGGCAACCCGTTCGTGGCCGGCGACGGCGAGAAGGCGTACACCGACGTGCCGGTCGAGGTCGCCCAGGCGAGGAAGGTCCGTGCCAACCCCGTCTCCTTCGACGACCACTTCAGTCAGACGCGCCTGTTCTGGCTGAGCATGACGCCGGTGGAGAAGGAGCACATCATCCGCGCCTACACCTTCGAGCTGGGCAAGTGCTACGAGCAGGCGATCAAGGAGCGTCAGCTCCAGTGCCTGGCGAACATCGACCCGGTCCTGTGCCGGGAGGTCGCCACCGGGCTGGGGCTGCCCGCGCCGGAGCCGACCCTGCCGCTCGCCGAGCCGGCGCCCAGCCCCGCGCTCTCGCAGGTGGGGAAGGAGTGGCCGGGTGACGGCCGCATGGTCGGCATCGTGGTCGACGACGGCGCCGACCTCGACGGCGTACGCGACCTGCGCAAGGCCGTGTTCGCCGCCGGGATGGTGCCGCTGCTGATCGCGCCGCACGGCGGCATGCTGGGCGACCTGCCCGTGCAGCGGACCTTCGCCACCGCCCGCTCGATCGAGTTCGACGCGCTGCTGCTGGCGGCCGCGCCGGCGCCGGCACCGGACGCGCTGCCCGCGCGCGACGCCAAGGCGGGAGCGGGCGATGCGGCCATGGTCGATCCGCGGGTCATGCTCATGATCGACGAGTGCTGGCGGCACGCCAAGGCGATCGGCGCGTGGGGCGGCGGCGCGAAGCTGCTCGCGCAGGCCGGCATCACCGGCACGCCGGGCGTGGTCTCCGGTGACTCCGCCACCGAGGTGTTCACCGCCGTGCAGCGGTTGATGGCCGCCCACCGCGTCTGGGAGAGGTTCCCCGCCTCGGTCGCCTGA
- a CDS encoding M20 family metallopeptidase: MDEAVELTRELIRIDSVGGGEAAVAEPLARRLSDAGFAVRRHEHAPGRTGLVARWGTGEPVTLTGHLDTVPLGGQAWRHAPHGAEIDGDRLYGRGASDMKAGVAALVVAAERHVRRAGPRVALEIVLTVGEETGCDGAAGMVAAGLVGRSRALLVAEPTANRVLLGHKGALWLEATTRGRTAHGSMPHLGDNAIYKLARVIGAVERFDPGVPEHPWLGPSTVNVGTVRGGINVNSVPDLAAATIDLRTVAGQDHGRLRERLQAALGDEATLDVLVDLPAIWTEPDDPFVRALVDAGAGAPGEHPAASYFTDASVLATACGGGPTVICGPGEPEQAHVTDEYCLVHRIEEAVEIYTSALAGLAP; encoded by the coding sequence GTGGACGAGGCGGTCGAACTGACACGCGAGCTGATCAGGATCGACTCGGTGGGCGGGGGCGAGGCCGCGGTGGCCGAACCGCTCGCGAGACGACTGTCGGACGCCGGTTTCGCGGTGCGGCGGCACGAGCACGCGCCCGGCCGGACCGGCCTGGTCGCCCGTTGGGGCACCGGCGAGCCGGTGACGCTGACCGGGCACCTCGACACGGTGCCGCTGGGCGGGCAGGCGTGGCGGCACGCGCCGCACGGCGCGGAGATCGACGGCGACCGCCTGTACGGACGTGGTGCCAGCGACATGAAGGCCGGCGTGGCCGCCCTGGTGGTCGCCGCCGAGCGGCACGTGCGCCGCGCAGGGCCGCGGGTGGCGCTTGAGATCGTCCTCACCGTCGGTGAGGAGACCGGCTGTGACGGCGCGGCCGGCATGGTGGCCGCGGGCCTGGTGGGCAGGTCGCGCGCGCTGCTGGTGGCCGAGCCGACCGCCAACCGGGTGCTGCTCGGGCACAAGGGCGCGCTCTGGCTGGAGGCCACCACGCGGGGCAGGACGGCGCACGGCTCGATGCCGCACCTCGGCGACAACGCGATCTACAAGCTCGCCCGTGTGATCGGCGCCGTCGAGCGGTTCGATCCCGGGGTGCCGGAACACCCCTGGCTCGGTCCGTCCACGGTGAACGTGGGGACGGTGCGCGGCGGGATCAACGTGAACTCCGTGCCGGACCTGGCCGCCGCGACCATCGATTTGCGGACCGTCGCCGGCCAGGACCACGGGCGGCTCCGCGAGCGGTTGCAGGCCGCGCTCGGCGACGAGGCGACCCTCGACGTGCTCGTGGACCTGCCCGCGATCTGGACGGAGCCGGACGACCCCTTCGTGCGGGCCCTGGTCGACGCGGGGGCGGGCGCGCCCGGCGAGCATCCGGCGGCCAGCTACTTCACCGACGCCTCGGTCCTCGCCACCGCCTGCGGCGGGGGGCCCACGGTCATCTGCGGCCCCGGCGAGCCGGAGCAGGCGCACGTCACCGACGAATACTGCCTGGTCCACCGGATCGAGGAGGCCGTCGAGATCTACACCTCCGCCCTGGCCGGACTCGCCCCCTGA
- a CDS encoding DUF305 domain-containing protein — MAADVRFAEAMVPHHRQALEMAGLAAARTGDPLVTAVAGRVLDGQRPEIAVMEAWLRGLGRTPPSGHGHVTSDYGMAGEEELNRLRTARGRAFDRLFLTLMIRHHEGAVSMAAEELRRGRDHTMRTMAQDVVTGQRIEIARMKGIQRKLG; from the coding sequence GTGGCGGCGGACGTCCGGTTCGCCGAGGCGATGGTCCCGCATCACCGGCAGGCGCTGGAGATGGCCGGGCTGGCCGCGGCGCGCACCGGCGACCCGCTGGTGACCGCGGTGGCCGGCCGCGTGCTGGACGGGCAGCGCCCGGAGATCGCGGTGATGGAGGCCTGGCTGCGGGGACTGGGCCGTACGCCGCCGTCCGGCCACGGCCACGTCACGAGCGATTACGGCATGGCCGGTGAGGAGGAGCTCAACCGGCTGCGTACGGCGCGGGGGCGCGCCTTCGACAGGCTCTTCCTCACGCTGATGATCCGGCACCACGAGGGCGCGGTGAGCATGGCGGCGGAGGAACTGCGCCGGGGACGAGACCACACCATGCGGACGATGGCCCAGGACGTCGTCACCGGCCAGCGGATCGAGATCGCGCGGATGAAAGGGATCCAGCGGAAGCTGGGCTGA
- a CDS encoding SsgA family sporulation/cell division regulator has product MNSTTVSAELGLRLVVPDRTTVPLLAGLSYTAEDPYAIRMAFHVGNDEPVEWIFARELLTVGIVRRVGDGDVQVWPARSDGERTLNISLTSPFGQALFEVPLAPLTEFLHRTYELVSAGRETDFMDLDEELTNMLWSS; this is encoded by the coding sequence ATGAACAGCACCACCGTCTCTGCCGAGCTAGGCCTTCGGCTTGTGGTCCCCGACCGTACGACCGTCCCCCTGCTCGCCGGGCTGAGTTACACGGCCGAGGATCCGTACGCCATCCGGATGGCCTTCCACGTGGGGAATGACGAGCCGGTCGAGTGGATCTTCGCCCGCGAGCTGCTGACCGTCGGCATCGTGCGGCGCGTCGGAGACGGCGACGTCCAGGTGTGGCCGGCCCGGTCGGACGGCGAGCGCACGCTCAACATCAGCCTGACCTCACCCTTCGGCCAGGCCCTGTTCGAGGTGCCGCTGGCCCCACTCACCGAGTTCCTGCATCGGACCTACGAGCTCGTCTCCGCCGGCCGTGAGACCGACTTCATGGACCTGGACGAGGAGCTCACCAACATGCTGTGGAGCTCCTAG
- a CDS encoding WGxxGxxG family protein gives MRKMLTSLGLAFLLALAPAAAATAETPVAPATYSQPSPSPQPGQGRDDGGSGGLWGLLGLLGLLGLAGLRKQKHRVGTAEHMSNRPYS, from the coding sequence ATGCGCAAGATGCTCACGAGCCTGGGGCTGGCCTTCCTGCTCGCGCTCGCTCCGGCCGCGGCCGCCACGGCGGAGACGCCCGTCGCGCCGGCCACGTACAGCCAGCCCAGTCCGTCACCGCAACCCGGCCAGGGCAGGGACGATGGCGGCAGCGGAGGCCTGTGGGGTCTGCTGGGCCTGCTCGGTCTGCTCGGCCTCGCCGGTCTGCGCAAGCAGAAGCACCGCGTCGGCACGGCCGAGCACATGTCCAACCGTCCGTACAGCTGA
- a CDS encoding LacI family DNA-binding transcriptional regulator, producing MGVTIHDVARAAGVSVASASRALSGRRKVTPEVAERVARAAAELGYQPNAVAKALRDQTTGTIGMVVPGIGNPFFTTIVEAVEHELQNSGTDLLLCSSRYEPQVEARRLETLLARRVDGLIISPCDIEASVPAVLDAARRVPLVQLDRHIEGGTADWVGVDDEAGVTLAVEHVISGGARSVVFAGSRLVSSSARLRLSGFERAAARAGVEILPPLLGEFTLEWGIEAGRRLLDSGRLPDAVVCGNDEIAVGLLRSLRFGGARVPEDVSVVGFDDVGHATMCDPPLSTVRQPVEEMAAEAVRLLGQVKAADPRPAQRIAITPRLVVRQTSRPSAAGVAE from the coding sequence ATGGGCGTGACGATTCACGACGTGGCGCGGGCAGCTGGCGTCTCCGTTGCCTCGGCCTCCCGCGCGCTCTCGGGGCGGCGCAAGGTCACGCCCGAGGTCGCCGAGCGGGTCGCGCGTGCCGCGGCCGAACTCGGCTACCAGCCGAACGCCGTCGCCAAGGCGCTGCGGGACCAGACCACCGGCACCATCGGCATGGTCGTGCCGGGCATCGGGAACCCGTTCTTCACCACCATCGTGGAGGCCGTGGAGCACGAGCTGCAGAACTCCGGCACCGACCTGCTGCTGTGCTCGTCCCGGTACGAACCCCAGGTCGAGGCGCGGAGGCTGGAGACCCTGCTGGCCCGGCGCGTGGACGGACTCATCATCAGCCCGTGCGACATCGAGGCCAGCGTCCCGGCGGTGCTGGACGCGGCCCGCCGGGTGCCCCTCGTGCAGCTCGACCGCCACATCGAGGGCGGCACGGCCGACTGGGTGGGCGTGGACGACGAGGCGGGGGTGACCCTGGCGGTCGAGCACGTGATCTCGGGCGGGGCACGCTCGGTGGTCTTCGCGGGCAGCCGGCTGGTGAGCTCCTCCGCCCGGCTGCGGCTCAGCGGGTTCGAACGCGCCGCGGCGCGGGCCGGGGTGGAGATCCTGCCGCCGCTGCTGGGCGAGTTCACTCTGGAATGGGGCATCGAGGCAGGGCGCAGGCTGCTCGACTCCGGCCGGCTGCCGGACGCGGTGGTCTGCGGGAACGACGAGATCGCCGTGGGCCTGCTGCGTTCGCTGCGGTTCGGCGGGGCGCGCGTCCCCGAGGACGTCTCGGTGGTCGGGTTCGACGACGTGGGACACGCGACGATGTGCGACCCGCCGCTCAGCACGGTGCGCCAGCCGGTGGAGGAGATGGCGGCGGAGGCGGTGCGCCTGCTCGGCCAGGTCAAGGCCGCCGACCCGCGGCCCGCGCAGCGGATCGCGATCACGCCCAGGCTCGTCGTACGGCAGACCAGCCGGCCGTCGGCGGCCGGCGTCGCAGAGTAG